One window from the genome of Saccopteryx leptura isolate mSacLep1 chromosome 8, mSacLep1_pri_phased_curated, whole genome shotgun sequence encodes:
- the CHRD gene encoding chordin isoform X6 — translation MPSLPAPPAPLLLLGLLLLGPRPARGAGPEAPALPIRPEKEPLPVRGAAGCSFGGKVYALDETWHPDLGEPFGVMRCVLCACETPQWGRRARGPGKVSCKNIKPECPTLACGQPRQLPGHCCQTCPQERSGPERQPTGLAFEYPRDPEHRSYSDRGDLGTEDRARGDGHTDFVALLTGPRSQAVARARVMLLRSSLRFSVSYRQLDRPTRIRFSDSAGSVLFEHPAAPSQDGLVCGVWRAVPRSSLRLLRAEQLHVALVTSAHPSGEVWGPLIQHRALAAETFSAILTLDDTPQQGIGGIALLTLSDTEDSLHFLLLFRGLLESRSGGPDQVPLKLQILHQGQLLREVQANASVQESGFAEVLPNLTAQEMDWLVLGELHIALERAGGPGLLISGHIAARQSCDVLQSVLCGADALIPVQTGAAGSASLTLLGNGSLIYQVQVVGTGSEVVAMTLETKPQRRDQRTVLCHMAGLQPGGHTAVGVCPGLGARGAHMLLQNELFLNVATKDFPDGELRGHVAALPYSGHSAHHGTLPVPLAGALVLPPVQSQAAGHAWLSLDTHCYLHYEVLLAGLGGSEQGTVTAHLLGPPGMPGPRRLLKGFYGLEAQGVVKDLEPELLRHLAQGTASLLIVTKGSPQGELRGQVHITNQCEVGGLRLAEAEAEGAQKLGAPDAVAAALPALPAVLGPDATGPVKPGGPWRARDPNTCFFEGQQRPHGARWAPNYDPLCSLCTCQRRTVICDPVVCPPLSCLSPVQVPDQCCPVCPEKQDVRDLPGLLRSRDPGEGCYFDGDRSWRAAGTRWHPVVPPFGLIKCAVCTCKGATGEVHCEKVQCPRLACAQPVRANPTDCCKQCPVGSGAHPQLGDRMQADGPRGCRFAGQWFPESQSWHPSVPPFGEMSCITCRCGAGVPHCERDDCSLPLSCGPGKESRCCPHCVPRRSASETRAVPELEKEAEAS, via the exons ATGCCGAGCCTCCCTGCGCCGCCGGCCCCTCTGCTGCTCCTCGGACTGCTGTTGCTCGGCCCCCGGCCGGCCCGCGGCGCCGGCCCCGAGGCCCCAGCGCTGCCCATCCGGCCCGAGAAGGAGCCGCTGCCCGTTCGGGGAGCGGCAG GCTGCTCCTTCGGGGGGAAGGTCTATGCCCTGGACGAGACGTGGCACCCGGACCTGGGGGAGCCCTTCGGGGTGATGCGCTGCGTGCTGTGCGCCTGCGAGACG CCTCAGTGGGGTCGCCGCGCGAGGGGCCCGGGTAAGGTCAGTTGCAAGAACATTAAACCCGAGTGCCCAACACTGGCTTGTGGACAGCCGCGCCAGCTGCCCGGACACTGCTGCCAGACCTGTCCCCAGG AGCGCAGCGGTCCCGAGAGGCAGCCCACGGGCCTGGCCTTCGAGTATCCGCGAGACCCCGAGCACCGGAGCTACAGTGACCGCGGGGACCTGGGCACGGAGGACCGGGCGCGTGGAGATGGCCACACCG ACTTCGTGGCGCTGCTGACGGGACCGAGGTCGCAGGCCGTGGCAAGGGCTCGAGTGATGCTGTTGCGCTCCAGCCTGCGCTTCTCCGTCTCCTACCGGCA GCTGGACCGGCCGACGCGAATCCGCTTCTCAGACTCCGCTGGCAGCGTCCTGTTCGAACACCCTGCGGCCCCTAGCCAAGATGGCTTG GTCTGCGGGGTGTGGCGGGCAGTGCCTCGGTCGTCCCTGCGGCTCCTTCGGGCAGAACAGCTACATGTGGCACTTGTGACATCCGCTCACCCTTCAGGGGAGGTCTGGGGGCCTCTCATCCAGCACCGGGCCCTGGCTGCAG AGACCTTCAGTGCCATCCTGACCCTGGACGACACCCCGCAGCAGGGCATAGGGGGCATCGCCCTACTCACTCTTAGCGACACAGAGGACTCCTTGCATTTTTTGCTGCTGTTCCGTGGGCTGCTGGAATCCAGGAGTGGGG GACCAGACCAGGTTCCTTTGAAGCTCCAGATTCTACACCAGGGGCAGCTATTGCGAGAGGTCCAGGCCAATGCCTCAGTCCAG GAGTCAGGCTTCGCTGAGGTGCTGCCCAACCTGACGGCCCAGGAGATGGACTGGCTGGTGCTGGGGGAGCTACACATAGCCCTGGAGAGGGCAGGCGGGCCAGGGCTGCTCATCAGCGGACACATCGCTGCCAGGCAGAGCTGCGATG TCCTGCAAAGTGTCCTTTGTGGGGCTGATGCCCTGATCCCAGTTCAGACGGGTGCGGCCGGTTCAGCCAGCCTTACACTGCTCGGAAACGGCTCCCTAATCTACCAG gtgcaagttGTAGGTACAGGCAGTGAGGTGGTGGCCATGACGCTAGAGACCAAGCCTCAGCGGAGGGACCAGCGTACTGTCCTGTGCCACATGGCTGGGCTCCAGCCGGGAGGGCACACG GCTGTAGGTGTCTGCCCTGGGCTGGGTGCCCGTGGGGCTCATATGCTGCTGCAGAATGAGCTGTTCTTGAATGTGGCCACCAAGGACTTCCCAGATGGAGAGCTGCGGGGGCATGTGGCTGCCCTGCCCTACAGTGGGCATAGTGCCCACCATGGTA CACTGCCTGTGCCCCTGGCAGGAGCCCTGGTGCTGCCCCCTGTGCAGAGCCAGGCAGCAGGGCATGCCTGGCTCTCCCTGGACACCCACTGTTACCTGCACTATGAAGTGCTGCTGGCTGGGCTTGGTGGCTCAGAACAGGGCACTGTTACCGCTCACCTCCTCGGACCCCCTGGGATGCCAGGGCCCCGGCGGCTGCTGAAGGGATTCTATGGCCTAGAG GCACAGGGTGTGGTGAAGGACCTGGAGCCGGAGCTGCTGCGACACCTGGCACAGGGCACTGCCTCCCTGCTGATCGTCACCAAAGGGAGTCCCCAAGGGGAGCTTCGAGGGCAG GTGCACATCACCAACCAGTGCGAGGTCGGCGGCCTGCGTCTGGCTGAGGCCGAGGCTGAGGGGGCACAGAAGCTGGGGGCCCCCGATGCAGTGGCAGCTGCCCTGCCCGCATTGCCTGCTGTGCTGGGCCCTGACGCCACAGGGCCAGTCAAACCCGGTGGGCCCTGGAGAGCCCGGGACCCCAACACCTGCTTCTTCGAGGGGCAGCAGCGCCCCCATGGGGCTCGCTGGGCACCTAACTATGACCCGCTCTGCTCACTCTGCACATGCCAG AGACGCACGGTGATCTGTGACCCTGTGGTGTGCCCGCCACTCAGCTGCCTGAGCCCAGTGCAGGTGCCAGACCAGTGCTGCCCCGTGTGCCCTG AGAAACAAGATGTCAGAGACCTGCCAGGGTTGCTGAGGAGCAGGGACCCTGGCGAGG GCTGCTATTTTGATGGTGACCGGAGCTGGCGGGCAGCGGGTACCCGGTGGCACCCTGTCGTGCCTCCTTTTGGCTTAATTAAGTGTGCTGTCTGCACCTGCAAG GGGGCCACTGGAGAAGTGCACTGTGAGAAGGTGCAGTGTCCCCGGCTGGCCTGTGCCCAGCCTGTTCGCGCCAACCCCACTGACTGCTGCAAACAATGTCCAG TGGGGTCAGGGGCCCACCCCCAACTGGGGGACCGCATGCAGGCCGATGGGCCCCGGGGCTGCCGTTTTGCAGGGCAGTGGTTTCCAGAAAGCCAGAGCTGGCACCCCTCAGTGCCCCCCTTTGGGGAGATGAGCTGTATCACCTGCAGATGTGGG gcaggggtgccccaCTGTGAGCGGGATGACTGTTCACTGCCACTGTCCTGCGGTCCGGGGAAGGAGAGCCGCTGCTGTCCCCACTGCGTGCCGCGGCGGT CAGCCTCGGAGACCAGGGCAGTTCCAGAGCTGGAGAAAGAAGCCGAAGCCTCCTAG
- the CHRD gene encoding chordin isoform X3 — protein sequence MPSLPAPPAPLLLLGLLLLGPRPARGAGPEAPALPIRPEKEPLPVRGAAGCSFGGKVYALDETWHPDLGEPFGVMRCVLCACETPQWGRRARGPGKVSCKNIKPECPTLACGQPRQLPGHCCQTCPQERSGPERQPTGLAFEYPRDPEHRSYSDRGDLGTEDRARGDGHTDFVALLTGPRSQAVARARVMLLRSSLRFSVSYRQLDRPTRIRFSDSAGSVLFEHPAAPSQDGLVCGVWRAVPRSSLRLLRAEQLHVALVTSAHPSGEVWGPLIQHRALAAETFSAILTLDDTPQQGIGGIALLTLSDTEDSLHFLLLFRGLLESRSGGKRDMGRVYEESRESTLLSKMSTCTIIAGPDQVPLKLQILHQGQLLREVQANASVQESGFAEVLPNLTAQEMDWLVLGELHIALERAGGPGLLISGHIAARQSCDVLQSVLCGADALIPVQTGAAGSASLTLLGNGSLIYQVQVVGTGSEVVAMTLETKPQRRDQRTVLCHMAGLQPGGHTAVGVCPGLGARGAHMLLQNELFLNVATKDFPDGELRGHVAALPYSGHSAHHGTLPVPLAGALVLPPVQSQAAGHAWLSLDTHCYLHYEVLLAGLGGSEQGTVTAHLLGPPGMPGPRRLLKGFYGLEAQGVVKDLEPELLRHLAQGTASLLIVTKGSPQGELRGQVHITNQCEVGGLRLAEAEAEGAQKLGAPDAVAAALPALPAVLGPDATGPVKPGGPWRARDPNTCFFEGQQRPHGARWAPNYDPLCSLCTCQRRTVICDPVVCPPLSCLSPVQVPDQCCPVCPEKQDVRDLPGLLRSRDPGEGCYFDGDRSWRAAGTRWHPVVPPFGLIKCAVCTCKGATGEVHCEKVQCPRLACAQPVRANPTDCCKQCPVGSGAHPQLGDRMQADGPRGCRFAGQWFPESQSWHPSVPPFGEMSCITCRCGAGVPHCERDDCSLPLSCGPGKESRCCPHCVPRRSSETRAVPELEKEAEAS from the exons ATGCCGAGCCTCCCTGCGCCGCCGGCCCCTCTGCTGCTCCTCGGACTGCTGTTGCTCGGCCCCCGGCCGGCCCGCGGCGCCGGCCCCGAGGCCCCAGCGCTGCCCATCCGGCCCGAGAAGGAGCCGCTGCCCGTTCGGGGAGCGGCAG GCTGCTCCTTCGGGGGGAAGGTCTATGCCCTGGACGAGACGTGGCACCCGGACCTGGGGGAGCCCTTCGGGGTGATGCGCTGCGTGCTGTGCGCCTGCGAGACG CCTCAGTGGGGTCGCCGCGCGAGGGGCCCGGGTAAGGTCAGTTGCAAGAACATTAAACCCGAGTGCCCAACACTGGCTTGTGGACAGCCGCGCCAGCTGCCCGGACACTGCTGCCAGACCTGTCCCCAGG AGCGCAGCGGTCCCGAGAGGCAGCCCACGGGCCTGGCCTTCGAGTATCCGCGAGACCCCGAGCACCGGAGCTACAGTGACCGCGGGGACCTGGGCACGGAGGACCGGGCGCGTGGAGATGGCCACACCG ACTTCGTGGCGCTGCTGACGGGACCGAGGTCGCAGGCCGTGGCAAGGGCTCGAGTGATGCTGTTGCGCTCCAGCCTGCGCTTCTCCGTCTCCTACCGGCA GCTGGACCGGCCGACGCGAATCCGCTTCTCAGACTCCGCTGGCAGCGTCCTGTTCGAACACCCTGCGGCCCCTAGCCAAGATGGCTTG GTCTGCGGGGTGTGGCGGGCAGTGCCTCGGTCGTCCCTGCGGCTCCTTCGGGCAGAACAGCTACATGTGGCACTTGTGACATCCGCTCACCCTTCAGGGGAGGTCTGGGGGCCTCTCATCCAGCACCGGGCCCTGGCTGCAG AGACCTTCAGTGCCATCCTGACCCTGGACGACACCCCGCAGCAGGGCATAGGGGGCATCGCCCTACTCACTCTTAGCGACACAGAGGACTCCTTGCATTTTTTGCTGCTGTTCCGTGGGCTGCTGGAATCCAGGAGTGGGGGTAAGAGGGATATGGGGAGAGTGTATGAGGAGAGTAGGGAGAGCACCTTGCTTTCAAAGATGTCTACATGCACGATCATTGCAGGACCAGACCAGGTTCCTTTGAAGCTCCAGATTCTACACCAGGGGCAGCTATTGCGAGAGGTCCAGGCCAATGCCTCAGTCCAG GAGTCAGGCTTCGCTGAGGTGCTGCCCAACCTGACGGCCCAGGAGATGGACTGGCTGGTGCTGGGGGAGCTACACATAGCCCTGGAGAGGGCAGGCGGGCCAGGGCTGCTCATCAGCGGACACATCGCTGCCAGGCAGAGCTGCGATG TCCTGCAAAGTGTCCTTTGTGGGGCTGATGCCCTGATCCCAGTTCAGACGGGTGCGGCCGGTTCAGCCAGCCTTACACTGCTCGGAAACGGCTCCCTAATCTACCAG gtgcaagttGTAGGTACAGGCAGTGAGGTGGTGGCCATGACGCTAGAGACCAAGCCTCAGCGGAGGGACCAGCGTACTGTCCTGTGCCACATGGCTGGGCTCCAGCCGGGAGGGCACACG GCTGTAGGTGTCTGCCCTGGGCTGGGTGCCCGTGGGGCTCATATGCTGCTGCAGAATGAGCTGTTCTTGAATGTGGCCACCAAGGACTTCCCAGATGGAGAGCTGCGGGGGCATGTGGCTGCCCTGCCCTACAGTGGGCATAGTGCCCACCATGGTA CACTGCCTGTGCCCCTGGCAGGAGCCCTGGTGCTGCCCCCTGTGCAGAGCCAGGCAGCAGGGCATGCCTGGCTCTCCCTGGACACCCACTGTTACCTGCACTATGAAGTGCTGCTGGCTGGGCTTGGTGGCTCAGAACAGGGCACTGTTACCGCTCACCTCCTCGGACCCCCTGGGATGCCAGGGCCCCGGCGGCTGCTGAAGGGATTCTATGGCCTAGAG GCACAGGGTGTGGTGAAGGACCTGGAGCCGGAGCTGCTGCGACACCTGGCACAGGGCACTGCCTCCCTGCTGATCGTCACCAAAGGGAGTCCCCAAGGGGAGCTTCGAGGGCAG GTGCACATCACCAACCAGTGCGAGGTCGGCGGCCTGCGTCTGGCTGAGGCCGAGGCTGAGGGGGCACAGAAGCTGGGGGCCCCCGATGCAGTGGCAGCTGCCCTGCCCGCATTGCCTGCTGTGCTGGGCCCTGACGCCACAGGGCCAGTCAAACCCGGTGGGCCCTGGAGAGCCCGGGACCCCAACACCTGCTTCTTCGAGGGGCAGCAGCGCCCCCATGGGGCTCGCTGGGCACCTAACTATGACCCGCTCTGCTCACTCTGCACATGCCAG AGACGCACGGTGATCTGTGACCCTGTGGTGTGCCCGCCACTCAGCTGCCTGAGCCCAGTGCAGGTGCCAGACCAGTGCTGCCCCGTGTGCCCTG AGAAACAAGATGTCAGAGACCTGCCAGGGTTGCTGAGGAGCAGGGACCCTGGCGAGG GCTGCTATTTTGATGGTGACCGGAGCTGGCGGGCAGCGGGTACCCGGTGGCACCCTGTCGTGCCTCCTTTTGGCTTAATTAAGTGTGCTGTCTGCACCTGCAAG GGGGCCACTGGAGAAGTGCACTGTGAGAAGGTGCAGTGTCCCCGGCTGGCCTGTGCCCAGCCTGTTCGCGCCAACCCCACTGACTGCTGCAAACAATGTCCAG TGGGGTCAGGGGCCCACCCCCAACTGGGGGACCGCATGCAGGCCGATGGGCCCCGGGGCTGCCGTTTTGCAGGGCAGTGGTTTCCAGAAAGCCAGAGCTGGCACCCCTCAGTGCCCCCCTTTGGGGAGATGAGCTGTATCACCTGCAGATGTGGG gcaggggtgccccaCTGTGAGCGGGATGACTGTTCACTGCCACTGTCCTGCGGTCCGGGGAAGGAGAGCCGCTGCTGTCCCCACTGCGTGCCGCGGCGGT CCTCGGAGACCAGGGCAGTTCCAGAGCTGGAGAAAGAAGCCGAAGCCTCCTAG
- the CHRD gene encoding chordin isoform X4 — MPSLPAPPAPLLLLGLLLLGPRPARGAGPEAPALPIRPEKEPLPVRGAAGCSFGGKVYALDETWHPDLGEPFGVMRCVLCACETPQWGRRARGPGKVSCKNIKPECPTLACGQPRQLPGHCCQTCPQERSGPERQPTGLAFEYPRDPEHRSYSDRGDLGTEDRARGDGHTDFVALLTGPRSQAVARARVMLLRSSLRFSVSYRQLDRPTRIRFSDSAGSVLFEHPAAPSQDGLVCGVWRAVPRSSLRLLRAEQLHVALVTSAHPSGEVWGPLIQHRALAAETFSAILTLDDTPQQGIGGIALLTLSDTEDSLHFLLLFRGLLESRSGGPDQVPLKLQILHQGQLLREVQANASVQESGFAEVLPNLTAQEMDWLVLGELHIALERAGGPGLLISGHIAARQSCDVLQSVLCGADALIPVQTGAAGSASLTLLGNGSLIYQVQVVGTGSEVVAMTLETKPQRRDQRTVLCHMAGLQPGGHTAVGVCPGLGARGAHMLLQNELFLNVATKDFPDGELRGHVAALPYSGHSAHHGTLPVPLAGALVLPPVQSQAAGHAWLSLDTHCYLHYEVLLAGLGGSEQGTVTAHLLGPPGMPGPRRLLKGFYGLEAQGVVKDLEPELLRHLAQGTASLLIVTKGSPQGELRGQVHITNQCEVGGLRLAEAEAEGAQKLGAPDAVAAALPALPAVLGPDATGPVKPGGPWRARDPNTCFFEGQQRPHGARWAPNYDPLCSLCTCQRRTVICDPVVCPPLSCLSPVQVPDQCCPVCPEKQDVRDLPGLLRSRDPGEGCYFDGDRSWRAAGTRWHPVVPPFGLIKCAVCTCKGATGEVHCEKVQCPRLACAQPVRANPTDCCKQCPVGSGAHPQLGDRMQADGPRGCRFAGQWFPESQSWHPSVPPFGEMSCITCRCGAGVPHCERDDCSLPLSCGPGKESRCCPHCVPRRFHSLLSPAASETRAVPELEKEAEAS, encoded by the exons ATGCCGAGCCTCCCTGCGCCGCCGGCCCCTCTGCTGCTCCTCGGACTGCTGTTGCTCGGCCCCCGGCCGGCCCGCGGCGCCGGCCCCGAGGCCCCAGCGCTGCCCATCCGGCCCGAGAAGGAGCCGCTGCCCGTTCGGGGAGCGGCAG GCTGCTCCTTCGGGGGGAAGGTCTATGCCCTGGACGAGACGTGGCACCCGGACCTGGGGGAGCCCTTCGGGGTGATGCGCTGCGTGCTGTGCGCCTGCGAGACG CCTCAGTGGGGTCGCCGCGCGAGGGGCCCGGGTAAGGTCAGTTGCAAGAACATTAAACCCGAGTGCCCAACACTGGCTTGTGGACAGCCGCGCCAGCTGCCCGGACACTGCTGCCAGACCTGTCCCCAGG AGCGCAGCGGTCCCGAGAGGCAGCCCACGGGCCTGGCCTTCGAGTATCCGCGAGACCCCGAGCACCGGAGCTACAGTGACCGCGGGGACCTGGGCACGGAGGACCGGGCGCGTGGAGATGGCCACACCG ACTTCGTGGCGCTGCTGACGGGACCGAGGTCGCAGGCCGTGGCAAGGGCTCGAGTGATGCTGTTGCGCTCCAGCCTGCGCTTCTCCGTCTCCTACCGGCA GCTGGACCGGCCGACGCGAATCCGCTTCTCAGACTCCGCTGGCAGCGTCCTGTTCGAACACCCTGCGGCCCCTAGCCAAGATGGCTTG GTCTGCGGGGTGTGGCGGGCAGTGCCTCGGTCGTCCCTGCGGCTCCTTCGGGCAGAACAGCTACATGTGGCACTTGTGACATCCGCTCACCCTTCAGGGGAGGTCTGGGGGCCTCTCATCCAGCACCGGGCCCTGGCTGCAG AGACCTTCAGTGCCATCCTGACCCTGGACGACACCCCGCAGCAGGGCATAGGGGGCATCGCCCTACTCACTCTTAGCGACACAGAGGACTCCTTGCATTTTTTGCTGCTGTTCCGTGGGCTGCTGGAATCCAGGAGTGGGG GACCAGACCAGGTTCCTTTGAAGCTCCAGATTCTACACCAGGGGCAGCTATTGCGAGAGGTCCAGGCCAATGCCTCAGTCCAG GAGTCAGGCTTCGCTGAGGTGCTGCCCAACCTGACGGCCCAGGAGATGGACTGGCTGGTGCTGGGGGAGCTACACATAGCCCTGGAGAGGGCAGGCGGGCCAGGGCTGCTCATCAGCGGACACATCGCTGCCAGGCAGAGCTGCGATG TCCTGCAAAGTGTCCTTTGTGGGGCTGATGCCCTGATCCCAGTTCAGACGGGTGCGGCCGGTTCAGCCAGCCTTACACTGCTCGGAAACGGCTCCCTAATCTACCAG gtgcaagttGTAGGTACAGGCAGTGAGGTGGTGGCCATGACGCTAGAGACCAAGCCTCAGCGGAGGGACCAGCGTACTGTCCTGTGCCACATGGCTGGGCTCCAGCCGGGAGGGCACACG GCTGTAGGTGTCTGCCCTGGGCTGGGTGCCCGTGGGGCTCATATGCTGCTGCAGAATGAGCTGTTCTTGAATGTGGCCACCAAGGACTTCCCAGATGGAGAGCTGCGGGGGCATGTGGCTGCCCTGCCCTACAGTGGGCATAGTGCCCACCATGGTA CACTGCCTGTGCCCCTGGCAGGAGCCCTGGTGCTGCCCCCTGTGCAGAGCCAGGCAGCAGGGCATGCCTGGCTCTCCCTGGACACCCACTGTTACCTGCACTATGAAGTGCTGCTGGCTGGGCTTGGTGGCTCAGAACAGGGCACTGTTACCGCTCACCTCCTCGGACCCCCTGGGATGCCAGGGCCCCGGCGGCTGCTGAAGGGATTCTATGGCCTAGAG GCACAGGGTGTGGTGAAGGACCTGGAGCCGGAGCTGCTGCGACACCTGGCACAGGGCACTGCCTCCCTGCTGATCGTCACCAAAGGGAGTCCCCAAGGGGAGCTTCGAGGGCAG GTGCACATCACCAACCAGTGCGAGGTCGGCGGCCTGCGTCTGGCTGAGGCCGAGGCTGAGGGGGCACAGAAGCTGGGGGCCCCCGATGCAGTGGCAGCTGCCCTGCCCGCATTGCCTGCTGTGCTGGGCCCTGACGCCACAGGGCCAGTCAAACCCGGTGGGCCCTGGAGAGCCCGGGACCCCAACACCTGCTTCTTCGAGGGGCAGCAGCGCCCCCATGGGGCTCGCTGGGCACCTAACTATGACCCGCTCTGCTCACTCTGCACATGCCAG AGACGCACGGTGATCTGTGACCCTGTGGTGTGCCCGCCACTCAGCTGCCTGAGCCCAGTGCAGGTGCCAGACCAGTGCTGCCCCGTGTGCCCTG AGAAACAAGATGTCAGAGACCTGCCAGGGTTGCTGAGGAGCAGGGACCCTGGCGAGG GCTGCTATTTTGATGGTGACCGGAGCTGGCGGGCAGCGGGTACCCGGTGGCACCCTGTCGTGCCTCCTTTTGGCTTAATTAAGTGTGCTGTCTGCACCTGCAAG GGGGCCACTGGAGAAGTGCACTGTGAGAAGGTGCAGTGTCCCCGGCTGGCCTGTGCCCAGCCTGTTCGCGCCAACCCCACTGACTGCTGCAAACAATGTCCAG TGGGGTCAGGGGCCCACCCCCAACTGGGGGACCGCATGCAGGCCGATGGGCCCCGGGGCTGCCGTTTTGCAGGGCAGTGGTTTCCAGAAAGCCAGAGCTGGCACCCCTCAGTGCCCCCCTTTGGGGAGATGAGCTGTATCACCTGCAGATGTGGG gcaggggtgccccaCTGTGAGCGGGATGACTGTTCACTGCCACTGTCCTGCGGTCCGGGGAAGGAGAGCCGCTGCTGTCCCCACTGCGTGCCGCGGCGGT TTCACTCCCTTCTGTCTCCAGCAGCCTCGGAGACCAGGGCAGTTCCAGAGCTGGAGAAAGAAGCCGAAGCCTCCTAG